The Triticum aestivum cultivar Chinese Spring chromosome 7B, IWGSC CS RefSeq v2.1, whole genome shotgun sequence genome window below encodes:
- the LOC123158597 gene encoding uncharacterized protein encodes MPRLQEPLRRGRAGAAALARQGRAVAGRRPSPWESWCRCPWLRESSASRSLSHAVGEAPQVAALRHGRAGATEPPSVVRRGRARFPPLLPQVRRRLAPPHNTVLRVSRISSHPLLSLRGSCRLEPCTSVITCISSVCSRLSMTHVDAVITSVFLVVMLTP; translated from the exons ATGCCTCGCCTCCAGGAGCCCCTTCGCCGGGGGAGAGCCGGAGCGGCCGCCCTCGCgcgccaggggagagccgtcgcAGGTCGCCGCCCTTCGCCGTGGGAGAGCTGGTGCCGCTGCCCTTGGCTGCGGGAGTCGTCGGCAAGTCGCAGCCTGTCGCACGCCGTGGGAGAGGCGCCCCAGGTCGCCGCCCTTCGCCACGGGAGAGCCGGAGCCACGGAGCCGCCGTCCGTCGTGCGCCGGGGGAGAGCCAGGTTTCCTCCTCTGCTGCCGCAGGTACGGCGACGCCTCGCTCCCCCGCACAACACCGTCCTCAG GGTGTCAAGAATTTCATCACACCCATTGCTTTCCCTCCGAGGTAGTTGCCGCCTGGAGCCATGCACAAGTGTCATCACCTGCATCTCCTCTGTGTGTTCCCGTCTCTCCATGACGCATGTGGATGCAGTCATCACATCT